From Oculatellaceae cyanobacterium:
GAGGAGAACAAGCAGAAGTACTTTTACCCCCTACTCGTTCTATTGCTTTAGCTAAATCACGTTTAGAACGTTTACCTTGTGGCGGTGGTTCACCTCTAGCGCATGGTTTAACGCAAGCGGTGCGCGTCGGAATGAATGCTCAAATGTCTGGTGATGTTGGTCAGGTAGTGATTGTGGCAATTACTGATGGACGAGGTAATATTCCTTTAGCTCGTTCTTTGGGTGAACCAATACCTGAAGGAGAAAAGCCAGATATCAAAGCAGAATTGTTAGATATTGCTACAAAAGTTCGTGGCGTAGGCATTCAGCTTTTAGTAATTGATACGGAAAATAAGTTTATTTCCACTGGGTTTGCTAAGGAATTAGCGAAACAAGCAGGAGGTAAGTATTACCACTTACCTAAAGCTACTGATCAAGCGATCGCACAAGTTACTATGGGTGCGATCGCGGATTTAAAATCTCGCTAAGTAAGCTGTCAGCTTTGCGATAAAAAAGCCGTGGTTTTATTTAACCACGGCTTGAAATTTTAACCTGAGATTACCCAAATCTCCGCATTAGATACAAACGATATAATTTGTTGACATTTAATCACGACTATTGATAGCAATTAATAACCGCAGAATAAACACAAACAAATTAATGTATGTCAAATACATTGATAGAGCAGCAGGCAAATACTGATCATCACGATAGGTACGGGGTAGGATGTAAAAATCTACCACAGCCACACCTGCAAACAGAAACACACCAAAACCTGAAATGGCAATTTCTAACCAGGTAGGAGTGTAGATGCCAAAAACGGAAAATAGCAGTTGACCCACCAAAACAACCAGCAAGGCAATCACACCAAGCTGTATAGTTTTCGTCAACGCCATACCGTCTTGATCGGACAAATTAGAACCAATCGGTCGCGCAAGGATAAAGGTAACGCCACAGCCAAGGGCAGCTATAGCAATTCCTCCAATACCAACGCCCCTAGTCCCTAAAGCAACAAAGACTAAACCACTCAGGGTATAGCCGGATAGTAAACTGTAGGTAGCCAGAAGGGGTAATGCAACGCTGTTTTTACCGCTTTCGGCAACGCCACGAGCCACGAAGAACAGAACGAATTCTGCAATCAAAGCAACCCAAAATGTCGGGAAGAATATACTTGGGTTGTTAGCAATGACATTAATCCCGCCGTAAGTACCTAGAGCGGTTAATACTAAACCACCACCTACATAGGGGAGGGCATTTGCTATGACGTTACGACCAATTAT
This genomic window contains:
- a CDS encoding Bax inhibitor-1 family protein, which gives rise to MSNSSNFREAIRDARSQSIIGRNVIANALPYVGGGLVLTALGTYGGINVIANNPSIFFPTFWVALIAEFVLFFVARGVAESGKNSVALPLLATYSLLSGYTLSGLVFVALGTRGVGIGGIAIAALGCGVTFILARPIGSNLSDQDGMALTKTIQLGVIALLVVLVGQLLFSVFGIYTPTWLEIAISGFGVFLFAGVAVVDFYILPRTYRDDQYLPAALSMYLTYINLFVFILRLLIAINSRD